The genomic stretch ATTCGCGCTGTTGCATAAGGACGCCTGCCAGATCGTGGTGGCCGCTGGCGGATAGGGCGGGCAGCAGCGGGCGGGTGCCGAGGAATCCGGTCGTCATCTTGTTGCCGTTTTCACGGATGAGGCCGGCAAGCTGCGCGGCAGACTCTCCGCTCGGAATGAGATCGAAGAACAGGGCGATGGCATAGGCGGATTGGTTATGAATGGTCAGCCTGCCGTCCTCCTGAAGATAAATTTTGCGGAAGGCTGAGGTGACCTTTTCAGCGAGGGCCTGGTATTTCGCCGCGTCGCCGGGCTTGCCGATCGCTGCCGCCATTTCCGCCATGAGCCGGGCGTCGTAGGCATGGTAGGCGAGGTCGATGAACGGGATGGGCGTCTTGACATTTCCAACGGACAGCCAGTCGCCGAAGCTGCAATCGTCGGTTGCGCCTTTCAGCTCCGGGTCCCGCGTGGCGCGCCAAGCCATGAAATCGTTCATTTTCCGCCAATGCTCGCTGATGACGCGGGTGTCGCCATAGACCTGCCAGATCGTCCACGGGCAGATCACCCCGGCGTCCATCCACCCGGCGGCGTGGTGCTCGTTAGGCCGGGCGAGCGGCCGCGGGGCGTAGGCCGGATAGGCGCCGTAGTCCCAGGCGTCGTCATTGAGGTCGCGCAGCCACTTGGTGTAGAACGAGGCGATGTCCGCGTTGAAGGTGGCGGCGCGGACGAAGATTTGGGCGTCTCCGGTCCAGCCCATGCGCTCGTCGCGTTGCGGGCAGTCGGTGGGCATCTCGAAGAAATTCGCCCGCTGCGTCCAAACCATGTTTTGATAGAGCTTGTTCAGCATCGGGTCGGAACATTCGAATGCGCCGTGCAGTGGGGTGTCGGAGTGGATGACGATTCCGGTGACCGCATCGAGGCCGGCCGTGCCGGGAAAGCCGGTGAGCTCGACGTATTGAAATCCGTGGTAGGTGAACTCCGGCATCCATGTTTCTCCGGCGGGATCACCTTTTAGTATGTAGGTGTCCACGGCGCGGGCGCAGCGGAGGTTTTCGGTGCTGAGGCGGCCGTCGTTGTGGAGGACCTCGGCATAGCGGATCGTCACTTTGTCACCGGCCTTGCCCTTCACCTTGAGGCGGACGACGCCGGAGATGTTCTGGCCGAGATCGAAAATGAAAACGCCCGGCTTGTGCTCGACGACGGTCTTGGCGGTCATTTGCTCGATCGGTCTGACCGGGACGCCGGGGTGGGGCTCGATTTTCGAGTCGGTGCCGGTTTTGCAAACGGCGGACTGCCAGTTTGAGTCATCGTATCCCGGAGCGGACCAACCGGTCAGCTCCTTGCGCGCGTCGTAGGACTCGCCCATCAGAATGTCGCTTTCGGTGATGGGGCCAGGCGAGGCTTTCCAAGTGGGATCGGTGATGATCGTCTC from Luteolibacter arcticus encodes the following:
- a CDS encoding alpha-L-rhamnosidase, yielding MKYFYVLIALALPVAAELSPLELRCEYHQYPLAVCTPTPRFSWKVAPTDPAARDIRQAAYEIQVASESEGFEAKSLWSSGKVTSPATDQIVYAGETLASGDRASWRVRVWGAGSEASEWSPPASFSIGLLNPEDWSALWISAKNEQSFTTTENVQNFIGEPSRGKLVVTPAKYFRKEFQSAPVVRATVHATALGVYTLEINGQRVSDERLAPGWSAYQRRIHYQTYDVTKLLRDGKNAIGATLADGWYSGYVAYGLLTDQEGLVPGINGRYCYGVSTAVRVQLKLERADGSSETIITDPTWKASPGPITESDILMGESYDARKELTGWSAPGYDDSNWQSAVCKTGTDSKIEPHPGVPVRPIEQMTAKTVVEHKPGVFIFDLGQNISGVVRLKVKGKAGDKVTIRYAEVLHNDGRLSTENLRCARAVDTYILKGDPAGETWMPEFTYHGFQYVELTGFPGTAGLDAVTGIVIHSDTPLHGAFECSDPMLNKLYQNMVWTQRANFFEMPTDCPQRDERMGWTGDAQIFVRAATFNADIASFYTKWLRDLNDDAWDYGAYPAYAPRPLARPNEHHAAGWMDAGVICPWTIWQVYGDTRVISEHWRKMNDFMAWRATRDPELKGATDDCSFGDWLSVGNVKTPIPFIDLAYHAYDARLMAEMAAAIGKPGDAAKYQALAEKVTSAFRKIYLQEDGRLTIHNQSAYAIALFFDLIPSGESAAQLAGLIRENGNKMTTGFLGTRPLLPALSASGHHDLAGVLMQQREYPSWGYEVDNGATSIWERWNSYIKGSGVHEPSMNSFSHYAFGAVCEWMFADLAGIDRAAPGFDRVRIAPRPTGTITHAAASMETRHGRLGCSWKIEKGKFLAEVTVPPNTTADVVLPVKGEVSEGGSPATGRPGVRAANGNQLTLGSGTYQFSATL